The Desulfurobacterium indicum nucleotide sequence TGAGGCTAAGGAAGAACTTCAGGATATGTTCTCCAGGAGGTACTCCTAATGGTTTACACAAAATTATTGACACAACCTCGAATAGCTGCTGCTGTTGATGTATTTGATGCCCTAATATCTAAAAGGCCCTATAAACCTGCCTGGCCAAAAGAAAAAGTCATCAAATTTTTAGAAGAAGAGGCTGGAACACACTTTGATCCAAAAATAGCCGAAATCGTAATCAAAAGGGCTGATGAACTGTTTGAAATAAAAACTTCACTACCGGATGAAAAGGAAGAAAAAGGGGCGGATTAGCCCCCCCGTCTAAAAATCAAGTTTATTAATGTTCACGTTTTCTCTAATCCAGTCTATGTATGCAGGAATACCTTCCTCTATCTGAACTTGAGGTGTCCAGCCGAGTATCTCTTCCGTGTCGGTAAGGTCCGCTTCTGTATAATTCTGATAGAAGTCGTAAGGATTATCAAAATATTCCGTCTCAACATCAACGCCTAAAGTCCTCTTTATAACGTCAACAACCTCGTTAAAGCTTCTGGCTCTACCTGTTCCAACGTTTACAACGCCGTTTTTAAAGCTCTCGTAAGCCTTTATGTTGGCTTCAACACAATCCATAACATAAACAAAGTCTCTCTTCTGCTCTCCCCATTTGAAAAGCCTCGGTTTTTTACCCTTCATTATCTGAACGGTTAACTTCAAAACCATACTTGCCATCTTCCCCTTAAACGTCTCACGGGGACCGTAAACATTGAAATATCTGAGACCCACAACGTGCATCTCCGGATGTTCCTTCAGAAACTTGTAAGTAAACATATCCATCGCATATTTTGAAAAACCATAAACATTTTCAGGGAAAAGAGGTTGATGAACCTTCATAGGAACATCACCATTTCCGTAAACGGCGGCAGAAGAAGCGTAAATGACAGAAGCTTTCGTTTTTAAGGCGGCATTCAGAATCTTTTTAAAAGCCTCACAGTTTGTTTCCATCATCTCTTTCTGTCTGTGGTCTGTCGTATCAACGTTTGCCGCCTGATGAAAGATAGCATCAAAGTTTCTCTTTTCTATCTCTTTAATAACATTATCATCTGTGATTGAACCGGTTATTATTTCACCATCAAAACCTATAAGATTTTTAAAATGACCCGAAGAAAAGTCGTCAAGAATAACAACCTCCACATCCGGATAGCGTTTCTTTAGTTCAAAGACAAGGTTTGAACCTATAAATCCCGCACCGCCGGTAACAAGAAATTTCATTCTCCAACCTCTCCCTTGAGATAGGTCTCATAACCTTTTTTCTCAAAAGCTTCCTTCACCTTCTTACCAAAATCAAGGGCAAGCTTATAGTTTACAAACGTTGCAAGGGTTTTTGCCTCTTCAAGGTCGTTACCCTTAAACCTCATAATGGAAACAGCCCACTTAAAGCTTGTAGCCTTTGCAGGGTCATCGTAAACTCTTTGAACAAAAACATCACATATTCTATCTTCTCCAAGTCCTGAATCGGGAATATCTGCAAGAAATTCTCTGAAATAGCTGTCCATTTTCGCCTCCCCTTATCATTTTTCTATGATTGTCTCTTCAACTTTCATTCCGAAATGTCTTCCGGGCTTCTCGGTATAAACAAGAACCTTATCTCCCGGTTTTAACTCAACAACGGATATCGGATTGCCTTCCGGTGTTGTAAGTCTGATTGTTTCAGCATTTTGAAGGATGCCGGCAACCCTTTTACCGTCTTCCGTTTCGGCTTCTATAAGAAGCATAGGCCTTCTTTCAACTTTAGCCCTTCCGACATAAGCCACTCTTCCTTCACCTTTATAGTTGTAAATCATAATCTCATCACCGCTCTTTATCTCTGAAAGGTACTTTGTTTTTCCATTAGGCAATCTAACATACATATGAACAGCACCGGCATTTACCCTGAAAGGTCTTGCGGCAACGTAAGGGTTGGACTCTGTTTCGGCATGAACGAGAAACATACCAGCAGAAGAGTTACCGACTAACGCTCCTTCTCCCCTTTCCATGAGAGAAGCCGTATCTATACAAACCCTATCACACATTCCTATAGGTGTTATCTTTTTAATCGTTGCCGTTTTAAGGTTAACACTCTCACCGGCAAGCCTTATAACTTCACCGGTCTTCTTAATCTCGTTTATCTCATCGGTGTCAAGAACAACTCCTTTCGTCCCCTTTTCAAGAATTGTTATGGCAGTTTTGGCTTCTTCTGCGTTTCTCACCCACGCGTATAGGTTATCACCCTGTGCAAGAAGGTTTTCTATAGGAATAATCGTCCAATCAGTCGTTTTAACGATAACGTTTTTCCCTTGTTTTAGATACTTCGCCGCAGTCTCCTCATCCTGCTTGTTTTTTATCTCAACAATGATAAAATCCTCTCCTAACTTATAATCCCCATCGGGAGCAATTGTTTTAACCCTTGCAAGTTTTTTTATCTTTTCACTACCGCCGTTTTCAAGCAGCAAAGCAAAAACACCAGACTCAAGGGCAGTTGTAACAATGGTTTTATCTTCAGGACTCTTCACTCTCACAATAAGTTCTTTTGACATATCTATTCCTCCCTCACTTTATCAGCTTTGTAAGAAGCGCCTTCTGAGCATGAAGCCTATTCTCAGCCTGATCCCAAACAATTGAACGGCAACTCTCTATAACATCATCTGTGACTTCCTCTCCTCTATGAGCTGGAAGACAGTGCATAAAAAGAACATCGGGCTTTGCATGTTTTAAAAGTTTCATATTCACCTGATAAGGCATAAACAGCTCTTTCCTCTCTTCAGCTTCTTCTTCCTGCCCCATACTTGCCCAAACGTCGGTATAGACGATATCGGCATCCTTGACCGCTTCAAGAGGATCGTGTGTAATAACTATCTCAGAATCTGTAGTTTTTGCTATCTCTTTTGCTTTTTCAATATAAAACGCCAGTGGCTCATAACCTTCAGGCGTTGCAGCGTAAAAATTTATTCCTGTCATAGCAGCACCAATAAGCCAGGAGTTACACATGTTGTTGCCATCACCAAGATAAGCAACTTTCAGACCTTTAAACTTCCTCAAATACTCTTTTATGGTAAATAGATCGGCAACTACCTGACAGGGATGCTCCTCATCGGTAAGAGCATTAATAACGGGAACCTTTGAATACCTTGCTATCTCTACAACCCTTTCCTGTCCGAATGTCCTGATAACAATACCGTCAACATATCTTGATAGGACTCTCGCCGTATCTTTGAGCGGCTCACCTCTTCCTAACTGAGAACCTCGCGTATCCATATAAACGCCGTGTCCTCCAAGCTGGAAAACGCCAACTTCAAAAGAAACTCTGGTCCTTGTTGAAGGCTTTTCAAATATTAAAGCTACCGTCTTTCCTTTCAGCGGTTGAAAAATTTCTCCCCTTTTCTGTTTTTCCTTTATAACTGCTGTGGTTTCAAGAAGCTCTGCAAGCTCTTCTTTCGTAATATCAAGCATGGAAATAAAGTCTTTCATCTATCACTCCTGAACAAACTGTTTAATTTCTGCATTGTTGTTTTAAAACTTGTATCCATGTGATCAACTTTTGCCTTAAGCTCAAAATACTCTTTCTCTATCTTCAGTAATCTTGCATCTATCTCCATAAGCTTACGTGAAAACCCGTCAAGCATAAAATATATCTTCAGACTGAAAAGAAACAGCATAATTATCAACAGAAGCAACATTATAAGAAGTATTTGAAACACTCTCTCCTCCTAAAATTCCGGCGAGTAGATTATCCGCGTCGGACAGGCAGGAATACAGTGGCCGCAACCGACACACTTCGTCTTGTCAAACTCTACTCTGAACGTCACAGGATCAAGGTAAAAGGCGTTCGTAGGACACGGTGCTATACATGCACCACAGTGAATACACTTTTCATCTTCTCTGAATATGTCAAGCTCCAGAGGTCTTACCTTGACGTTTATTCCCTTAAGAAATTTAACGGCTTTCTTTATGCTCTCGGAATCTCCTTTAAGTTCAAGAACAGCAGATCCTTCCATCTTAGGCAGTATCTCTGCCCTCAGAATGTTAACAACAAGATCGTAATCTTTAACAAGCTTGTATATAACCGGTTTGTCCCATGTCTCCTTTGGAAACGTAAGAACAAGCTTAACAGAAGATTCTTTCATTCAATCCTTCTCCTACGGTTTGACAATCTGTATAGGTATCTTCTTTCTCACAAAAACCTTTATGAATTTTTGAAACTTTAAAGCGAGATCTGGTTTTGTCGTTGTTACGGCGAAAATCAGGTCTTCTTCCTTTTTAACCCTGAAATAAAAGTTGTAAAGGTAGATTTTTTTTAAAGTAACCTTATAACCGGCAGCAGCAGCTTCTACCTTTTTCCAATTAACCTCTCTAACCTTTTTACCTGAAAAGTTTTCTATCCAGACAGATTTAGGCGTCATAACAAACCTATAATTTGTAAGTATAGGTTTAAGCTGACGGTAGAGAAGATAAAGAAGGGCGACAAGTATTCCGAAAAGAAGAAACCTTAAAATACCGTGTGCCACAATAGTCGCTATAAGGAAAAGAACGTCTATGACTATCGGTAACGCTATAAAGAGCGGTTCTTGTGAAACTTCAAACCTTTTACTTTGAGGCAAAGCCATTTAACCCTCCTAAAGTGCAAGCATTCTCTCTATCGCTTCTTTTGCCTTTTTTGCAGTTTCGGCATCAACCTTCACTTCATAGACACTATTTTTAAGTGAATTAGCTATTCTATCAAGTATTATCATTCTCATCTGGTCACAGACAAACGTTTCATAGGCCGGAATGAATGTCGCTTCGGGTTTAACCTTTCTAAGCTGATGAATTATTCCTCTCTCTGTTCCAACAATAAAACTGCCCTTATCGGAAGCTTTTACATGTTTTATTATCTGAGAAGTGCTGCCTATAAAATCGGCAAGCTTTCTCACAGAAGGAGAACATTCGGGATGAACAACAACTTCAGCATCAGGATATTTTTTCTTTAAAATCCCAAGCCTCTGAGCGGTAAGCTTCTCATGAACCGGACAGTAGCCGTTCCAGAATTTTATCTTCTTGTCCTTTACCTGCTCGGCAACATAGCTGCCAAGGTTTTTATCCGGCACAAAGAGAACCTTTTCGCCTTCAACAGATGAAACTACTTTTACAGCGTTAGCCGAAGTGCAGCATACATCCGAAAGTGCCTTAACGGCAGCTGAGCTATTAACATATGTGACAATTGTGTAATCGGGATTCTTTTCTTTAAAAGCTTTTAACTCTTCTTCTATAACCATGTCTGCCATCAAACAACCGGCCTTAGGGTATGGAATTAAAACCTTCTTTCCTGGATTGAGAATTTTAACTGTTTCAGCCATAAAATAGACACCGCACATTAAGATGGTTTCAGCTTCTATTTCAATAGCCTTTCTCGCAAGCTCAAGAGAATCACCAACAAAATCGGCAATATCCTGAATTACTCCGTCCTGATAGTAATGAGCAAGGATAACTGCACCCTTTTCCCTTTTAAGTTTCTCTATCTCTTCCAAAATCTCCATAACTTACTCCCATTCTATCGTGCCAGGCGGTTTTGAAGTAATGTCATAAACAACACGGTTAACGCCCTCAACCTCATTTATGATTCTGTTAGAAATTCTCTCAAGAAGCTCATACGGAAGTTTCACCCAGTCAGCAGTCATTCCGTCGACGCTCTCTACCGCCCTTATAGCAATAACGTAATCGTAAGTTCTTACATCTCCCATAACACCAACACTTTTAACAGGCAGAAAAACTGCAAAGGACTGCCATATTTTGTCGTAAAGCCTCGCTTTCTTTATCTCCTCAAGCACAATGGCGTCAGCTTCTCTCAAAATCTCAAGATACTCAGGTTTAACCTCATCAATAATCCTTATCGCAAGACCGGGACCAGGGAAAGGCTGCCTTTTGATAATTTCATCGGGAAGTCCAAGCTCTTTCCCAAGTTCTCTTACCTCATCTTTAAAAAGTTCTCTTAAAGGCTCTATAAGCTTAAAGTTTAACCTTTCGGGAAGACCGCCGACGTTGTGGTGAGACTTAATCGTTGCAGAAGGGCCTTTAACGGAAACACTTTCTATAACATCAGGATAGAGTGTTCCCTGTGCAAGGAACTCTGCGTCCGGTATCTCTTTCGCCGCCTTTTCAAAAACCTCTATAAAAGTGTGACCTATTATTTTTCTTTTCTTTTCAGGATCCACAACACCTTTCAGCCTTTCAAGGAAGAGAGAGGAAGCATCAACAGTTCTAAAGTTTTTCATGTGAAACTTCTCTTTAAAGGTTTTTTCTACGCTCTCCCTTTCTCCTTTTCTTAAAAGCCCTGTATCAACAAATATCGGATAAAGCTGATCACCAATTGCTTTATGTAAAAGAGCAGCAACGACAGAAGAGTCAACACCACCTGAAAGCGCACAGATCACATTTTTATTTCCGACGGTTTTCCTGATCTTATCTATCTCATACTCGATAAAGTTTTCCATTGTCCATGAAGGCTCACAACCGCATATTTCCACTGCAAAGTTTTCAAGGATTTTGTCACCAAATTGTGTATGCTTAACTTCCGGGTGAAACTGGACACCGTATATACTCTTCTCTCTGTTTCTTATGGCTGCGTAAGGCGCGTTCTCTGTTTCTGCTATCGGCTCAAAACCTTCCGGAATTCTTAAAACCCTGTCACCGTGGCTCATCCAGACGGTAAACTCTTCAGGAAGTCCTTTAAAAAGATCATTGCTATCAAGAACAAAAAGCTCAGCTCTTCCGTATTCGTGCCTTTCAGCCCTGACAACTTCTCCACCAAATAGGTACGTTATAAGCTGCATCCCGTAACAGATACCCAGAACAGGAACATCAAGCTCAAAAATTTCCATTCCAACCTTTGGCGAACCATCAGCATAAACACTTGCAGGACCCCCCGAAAGGATTATTCCCTTTGGAGCAAACTCTTTTATCTTCTCAATAGGAGTGTTAAAAGGATGTATCTCACAGTAAACGTGCTTCTCTCTCAAACGCCTCGCAATAAGCTGAGTATATTGAGAGCCAAAATCAAGAATGAGAATCTTGCTTTCATGAATATCCCTTACCATCTTTTAACCTCTTAAATACAGAAATTAGAAAATTTAACAGGAAAATTATACTACCTTATCTTTATTGCAACGGAAGGAAGAAAAAAAGAAAGGCGGGAATTCCCGCCTCAAATGAATTTAAAGTAAGTCCTTAGCAAATGTGAAGGCTTCTTCTGCAGCAGCTATTGTCCTTTCTATATCATCATCTGTATGTGCCGTTGAGACAAAAGCAACTTCAAACTGTGAAGGTGCAAGGTAAACGCCCCTTTTAAGCATCTCTCTAAAGTAGGCAGCGTAAGCTTCCGTATTTGACGTAGCAGCAGAAGCGTAATCCTTAACCATTTCACTGGTAAAGAAGACGCAGGAAATAGACTCAAGATTCTTAAAGCAGAGTTTATCTGCAACGCCGGCCTTTTCAGCAGCCGCCTTTATACCCTCTGCAAACTTTTTACCCTTTTCTCTCAAAGCTTCGTAAACGCCAGGTCTCTTTAAAATTTCAAGTGTCTTTATACCTGCAACCATTGCAAGAGGATTTCCGGAAAGCGTTCCAGCCTGATATACAGGACCTTCAGGTGCAAGATAATCCATTATCTCAGCCTTTCCTCCAAAAGCACCTACAGGAAGACCTCCACCTATAATTTTTCCAAAACAGGAAAGATCAGGTGTGATCCCGAAATACTCCTGAGCACCGCCCGGTGCAAGGCGGAAACCGGTAATAACCTCGTCAAATATAAGAAGTATACCTTTTTCAGCGGTTATCTCTCTAACCTTCTCAAGGAAACCGCTCTCAGGAAGAATAAGTCCTGCATTTGCCATGACAGGTTCCATAATGACACAGGCTATATCATCACCAGCCTCGTCTATAACCTTTTTAAGTGCATCAACGTTGTTGTAAGGCACTGTAATTGTATGCTTTGCAAAGTCTTCCGGAATACCTGGACTTGTCGGCACGCCAAAAGTAGCAAGACCAGAACCTGCTTTAACAAGGAGAGAATCTACATGGCCATGATAACAGCCTTCAAACTTAACAACTTTATCTCTCTTCGTATAACCCCTTGCAAGTCTTATAGCGGACATCGTGGCTTCCGTTCCAGAGTTAACCATCCTTACCTTTTCAACTGAAGGCACCATCTCAACAATCATCTTTGCGAGCTTGACTTCAAGTTCCGTCGGTGCACCGTAGCTCGTTCCTTTTTCCGCTTGCTCTTTTATTGCAGCAATAACCTCATCGTGAGCATGGCCCAAAATCATAGGGCCCCAGGAACAGACGTAATCTATGTATTCATTCCCGTCAACATCCCAGATGTGAGAACCTTTTGCCCTCTCAATAAATCTCGGAACATCACCAACAGACTTAAAAGCTCTGACAGGACTGTTAACTCCACCAGGAATATACTTTTTTGCCTCTTCAAAAAGTCTCATTGATTTTTCAACGCCCATCTTTTCCTCCTGAAGGGTAAATTCAGCAAAAGTTTACCACAAGTGGAAGCATTATCAGATAACTTGTAATACACCAATCCACTTTACTTAAAACCATTTTCACCCTAAATTAATTACCGTGTCCTTTAAACCATCCACAAATCACAATTCATCTCAAAAGGAGAGGAACCATGGAAAAAGGCTTTAGAGATATAGAAGAGTATTTCCTTTCCGTAGCAGAAAATCCAAAGAAAACAACGCAGCAAAAGATATCGAAACCGCAGAAAAAAATTGATTTAAACAGAAAGATAAGGAATTTAAACGAAAAATTAAGAGGAAAAGATGCCAAAATTAAGCATTTATACGCAGAAATTTCCCAGCTTACAAAGAAAATTGAAGAACTGGAGAAGGAAAACAGAGAACTTTCACGTTTCAAAGAGGATAAAACCATCATAGAAAACTACAAACAGCAGATAGAAAACCTCAAAAAAGAAATCGCATATCTTAAATCAGAAATAGCAGAAAAAGACAAGAAAATAAAATCTTACGAATCAAGCGAACTACCAAAATCAAGGGTTGAACTTTTTATTGAAGTTGCTCTCAACAGCATAGCCACAAACATAACCGTTAAAAACGGCC carries:
- the guaA gene encoding glutamine-hydrolyzing GMP synthase; this encodes MVRDIHESKILILDFGSQYTQLIARRLREKHVYCEIHPFNTPIEKIKEFAPKGIILSGGPASVYADGSPKVGMEIFELDVPVLGICYGMQLITYLFGGEVVRAERHEYGRAELFVLDSNDLFKGLPEEFTVWMSHGDRVLRIPEGFEPIAETENAPYAAIRNREKSIYGVQFHPEVKHTQFGDKILENFAVEICGCEPSWTMENFIEYEIDKIRKTVGNKNVICALSGGVDSSVVAALLHKAIGDQLYPIFVDTGLLRKGERESVEKTFKEKFHMKNFRTVDASSLFLERLKGVVDPEKKRKIIGHTFIEVFEKAAKEIPDAEFLAQGTLYPDVIESVSVKGPSATIKSHHNVGGLPERLNFKLIEPLRELFKDEVRELGKELGLPDEIIKRQPFPGPGLAIRIIDEVKPEYLEILREADAIVLEEIKKARLYDKIWQSFAVFLPVKSVGVMGDVRTYDYVIAIRAVESVDGMTADWVKLPYELLERISNRIINEVEGVNRVVYDITSKPPGTIEWE
- a CDS encoding 3-dehydroquinate synthase II is translated as MSKELIVRVKSPEDKTIVTTALESGVFALLLENGGSEKIKKLARVKTIAPDGDYKLGEDFIIVEIKNKQDEETAAKYLKQGKNVIVKTTDWTIIPIENLLAQGDNLYAWVRNAEEAKTAITILEKGTKGVVLDTDEINEIKKTGEVIRLAGESVNLKTATIKKITPIGMCDRVCIDTASLMERGEGALVGNSSAGMFLVHAETESNPYVAARPFRVNAGAVHMYVRLPNGKTKYLSEIKSGDEIMIYNYKGEGRVAYVGRAKVERRPMLLIEAETEDGKRVAGILQNAETIRLTTPEGNPISVVELKPGDKVLVYTEKPGRHFGMKVEETIIEK
- the nadA gene encoding quinolinate synthase NadA encodes the protein MEILEEIEKLKREKGAVILAHYYQDGVIQDIADFVGDSLELARKAIEIEAETILMCGVYFMAETVKILNPGKKVLIPYPKAGCLMADMVIEEELKAFKEKNPDYTIVTYVNSSAAVKALSDVCCTSANAVKVVSSVEGEKVLFVPDKNLGSYVAEQVKDKKIKFWNGYCPVHEKLTAQRLGILKKKYPDAEVVVHPECSPSVRKLADFIGSTSQIIKHVKASDKGSFIVGTERGIIHQLRKVKPEATFIPAYETFVCDQMRMIILDRIANSLKNSVYEVKVDAETAKKAKEAIERMLAL
- the argF gene encoding ornithine carbamoyltransferase, yielding MKDFISMLDITKEELAELLETTAVIKEKQKRGEIFQPLKGKTVALIFEKPSTRTRVSFEVGVFQLGGHGVYMDTRGSQLGRGEPLKDTARVLSRYVDGIVIRTFGQERVVEIARYSKVPVINALTDEEHPCQVVADLFTIKEYLRKFKGLKVAYLGDGNNMCNSWLIGAAMTGINFYAATPEGYEPLAFYIEKAKEIAKTTDSEIVITHDPLEAVKDADIVYTDVWASMGQEEEAEERKELFMPYQVNMKLLKHAKPDVLFMHCLPAHRGEEVTDDVIESCRSIVWDQAENRLHAQKALLTKLIK
- the rfaD gene encoding ADP-glyceromanno-heptose 6-epimerase yields the protein MKFLVTGGAGFIGSNLVFELKKRYPDVEVVILDDFSSGHFKNLIGFDGEIITGSITDDNVIKEIEKRNFDAIFHQAANVDTTDHRQKEMMETNCEAFKKILNAALKTKASVIYASSAAVYGNGDVPMKVHQPLFPENVYGFSKYAMDMFTYKFLKEHPEMHVVGLRYFNVYGPRETFKGKMASMVLKLTVQIMKGKKPRLFKWGEQKRDFVYVMDCVEANIKAYESFKNGVVNVGTGRARSFNEVVDVIKRTLGVDVETEYFDNPYDFYQNYTEADLTDTEEILGWTPQVQIEEGIPAYIDWIRENVNINKLDF
- a CDS encoding coiled-coil domain-containing protein, giving the protein MEKGFRDIEEYFLSVAENPKKTTQQKISKPQKKIDLNRKIRNLNEKLRGKDAKIKHLYAEISQLTKKIEELEKENRELSRFKEDKTIIENYKQQIENLKKEIAYLKSEIAEKDKKIKSYESSELPKSRVELFIEVALNSIATNITVKNGLKVLFSKRFRKDIAKEVACRPFLFESFMSALSRCETTSKLLKRDKQEIYRIRVTSPYGEFRAIYTKLDKETIKFHRFGQRDDIYKELDTSGWSLD
- a CDS encoding NIL domain-containing protein, with the protein product MKESSVKLVLTFPKETWDKPVIYKLVKDYDLVVNILRAEILPKMEGSAVLELKGDSESIKKAVKFLKGINVKVRPLELDIFREDEKCIHCGACIAPCPTNAFYLDPVTFRVEFDKTKCVGCGHCIPACPTRIIYSPEF
- a CDS encoding HD-GYP domain-containing protein, with amino-acid sequence MVYTKLLTQPRIAAAVDVFDALISKRPYKPAWPKEKVIKFLEEEAGTHFDPKIAEIVIKRADELFEIKTSLPDEKEEKGAD
- the hemL gene encoding glutamate-1-semialdehyde 2,1-aminomutase, translated to MGVEKSMRLFEEAKKYIPGGVNSPVRAFKSVGDVPRFIERAKGSHIWDVDGNEYIDYVCSWGPMILGHAHDEVIAAIKEQAEKGTSYGAPTELEVKLAKMIVEMVPSVEKVRMVNSGTEATMSAIRLARGYTKRDKVVKFEGCYHGHVDSLLVKAGSGLATFGVPTSPGIPEDFAKHTITVPYNNVDALKKVIDEAGDDIACVIMEPVMANAGLILPESGFLEKVREITAEKGILLIFDEVITGFRLAPGGAQEYFGITPDLSCFGKIIGGGLPVGAFGGKAEIMDYLAPEGPVYQAGTLSGNPLAMVAGIKTLEILKRPGVYEALREKGKKFAEGIKAAAEKAGVADKLCFKNLESISCVFFTSEMVKDYASAATSNTEAYAAYFREMLKRGVYLAPSQFEVAFVSTAHTDDDIERTIAAAEEAFTFAKDLL